The Actinomycetota bacterium genomic sequence GCGACGGGGTTGCCCACCGTCTCGAGCATGGGGATGTCGGTGGCCGAGTCGGAGTAGGCCCAGGACCGCAGCAGGTCGATGTTCTCCTCGGCCGCCACCCGCCGCATTGCCACCGCCTTGTGCGGCCCGTACGCGTACAGCTCCATCTCCCCCGTGTAGCGGCCGTCCTCGACGCGGGCGCGTGACGCGATCGCGGCATCGACACCGAGGAACTCCCCGAGCGGCGCCACGATCTCCTCGGGCGACGCCGAGACGATGAACACCTTGCGCCCCGCGGCGCGGTGTTCCTCGATCAGGTCGAGCGCCTCGCGGTAGATGATCGGCTCCACCACGTCGGTGAGCGCTTCGCGGACGATGCTGCTGACGCGCGCCTGCTCCCACCCCTTGGTGAGCGTGAGCACGGACTGACGCATGCGATCGAGCTTCGCTTCGTTCGCCCCGAGGTGCATGTAGACGAGCTGGCCGTAGAGCGCGCGCACGAGCAGGCGGCGCGAGATGAGCCCCTGCCGGTACAGGGGCCGGCCGAACGCGACCATCGACGCCTTGGCGATGACCGTCTTGTCGAGGTCGAAGAACGCCGCCTCCATCGACGGAAGCATAAGTGCCCCCTTGCCCACTGCCCGGCCGGCAGTTATGGTGCCGCATCCCTTCCCCTTGAGGCCTGTTCCGACGCGCCCGGGGAGGGTCCCCTTGCTGTACGCCTGTTGGTCGCCGAAGGGCGGCAGTGGCACGACGGTCGTGGCGGCCGCGCTCGGTGTGCTGCTCGCCCGCGCCGCACCGTCGGGCGCGCTGCTCGCGGACCTCGCGGGCGACCTGCCCACCGCCCTCGGCCTGACCGTGCCCCCCACCGGGATCGGCCTCGCCGACTGGCTGGCCGCGGGCCCCGACGTGCCCGACGACGCGCTCGCACGGCTCGAGGTCGACGCCGGCGCGCGGCTGCGGTTGCTCCCGTGGCGCGGAGGCCACGGCGCGCCCGTCACCGAGCCGGGGCGCGGCGCGGCTCTGGCCGCTGCGCTGTCGCGCGATCCCCGGGCGGTCGTCGTCGACTGCGGCACGGCGGGCACCGACGCCGGCCTCGCCGTCGCCGCGAGCGCAACCGTCTCGCTCCTCGTCATCCGCCCGTGCTATCTCGCGCTCCGGCGCGCCCTCGAAGCCCCGCTGCGTCCGTCCGGAGTCGTGCTCGTCGCGGAAGAGGGCCGCTCGCTCGGGCGGGCCGACGTCGAGGACGTGCTCGGCGTTCCCGTCCGGGCGGAGATCCGCGTCGACCCCGCGGTGGCCCGGGCGGTCGACGCCGGTCTGCTCGCCGGTCGCCTCCCGCGCGGCCTCGAGCGGGCGCTGCGCCCCGCGCTCGACGCGGGCGGCAGTGAGGCCGCGTGAGCGCCGCGCTCCGTGCCCGGGTGCACGCCCGCCTGCTGGCCGAAGGCGGGAGCCGGTCCCTCGAGGGCCACGTCTCCGACATCGTGCGCGAGGAGGCGCCGCTGTTGGGCCGCGAACCGCGGGCCCGACTGGTGGCGCAGGTGCTGGCCGACGTCGGCGGCCTCGGTCCCCTCGAGCCGTTGCTCGCGGACCCCGACGTCACCGAGGTCATGGTCAACGGTCCCGGCCCGGTGTGGGTCGAGCGCGGCGGCGCGCTCGAGCGCACGACCGTCGAGATCGACACACCCACCATCGAGCACCTCATCGAGAAGGTCGTGTCGCCGCTCGGCCTTCGGATCGACCGGTCGTCGCCCCTGGTCGACGCCCGCCTTCCCGACGGGTCGCGCGTCAACGCCATCGTGCCGCCGCTGGCGATCGACGGGCCCTGCCTCACCGTCCGCCGCTTCGGCGCGCGTGCCATCCCGCTCGACCGGTTCTGCCCCCCGCCGGTCGGCGCCCTGCTGAGGTGGGCGGTCGCCAGCCGTTGCAACGTGCTCGTCTCCGGCGGCACCGGCTCGGGCAAGACGACGTTGCTCAACGCGCTCGCGGCTGCGATCCCGTCCGGCGAGCGCGTGGTCACGGTGGAGGATGCCGCCGAGCTCCGGCTGCCCGGAGAGCACGTCGTGCGCCTCGAGGCTCGTCCCGCCAACGCCGAGGGCGTCGGCCGGGTGCGCGTGCGCGACCTCGTGCGCAACGCGCTGCGCATGCGCCCCGATCGCATCGTCGTCGGCGAGGTCCGCGGCGCCGAGGCGCTCGACATGCTCCAGGCGATGAACACCGGCCACGAGGGGTCGCTGTCCACCTGCCACGCCAACAGCCCGGCCGACGCGCTCCGGCGGCTCGAGACGATGGTGCTGATGGGCGAGGTGGCGCTGCCGCTCGCCGCCGTGCGTGAGCAGGTGCAGGCCTCGCTCGACCTCGTCGTGCACGTGGCGCGGCGCCCGGGCGGCGCCCGCGCCGTCGTCGCGGTGGCCGAGGTGGTCGACGGAGGCCCCGACGCGATCGCCTCCGGCGCACCCGTTCGCACCCACCTGCTGGCTGACGCGATCGGCGTGCAGGCACTGCCGAACCGACCGGCCCACTCCATCGATACACATCCGCCCGATCCTGCGTGGTTGGCGACGTGAAGGGCACGCACGTGAACGGCGCGCAGTTGAGTGGCACAGCGTCGACGCGCACGGCGTTGGCCGCCGGCGTGGCGGTGCTCGTGGTCGGTGCTGCGCTGCGCGTCGCGGCCAAGCTCGCGGTCCGATCGCGCGTGCGCGGTCGCCTGCCCCGCGCGCCGGCCGCGGCGCGCCGCGGGCTGCGTCCGATGTCCGCGCCGAGTTGGTTCGCGCGCGCGCTCGACGACGGCGCCGTCCGGCTCGAGCCCGCGGCCGCGTGGACGGCGACGCTGACCGGCGTCGGCCTGTTGGTGGTGACGGGTGCAATGGTGGGAGGCCCGGCCCTCTCGTTGCTGGGCGGCGCGGCGGGCGCGGGAGGCGTGGCCGTGCTCATCGCCGTCCGGCGCGGCCGCTCCGCCACGTTGCTCGAACAGGCGCTGCCGGGCGCGCTCGAGGCGGTGGCGCGGTCGCTGCGGTCGGGCGCGTCGCTCCGGGCCGCGTTGGCAGAGGCGGCGTCGGCCACCGATGGCCGTCTGGGTGCCGAGCTCGCCCGGGTCGACGCCGACACCCGACGGGGTGTCCCCCTCGTCGTCGCGCTCGAAGCTCTCGCGGCGCGTCTTCCGCTGCCGGGTGTCCGGCTCGCCGTCGCGGCGCTCACGCTCGGCGTCGAGACCGGTGGCGCGCAGGCGCGGGCCGTCGACGGCGTGGCGACGACGCTGCGCGACCGCCTCGCGGCGCACGCCGAGGGACGGGCCCTCGCCGCCCAGACCCGGACATCGGTGTGGGTCATCGCGATCTCTCCCGCCGCGTTCTGCGCGTTCGCCGTCACCACCGACCCTCGCACCGCCCGCTTCTTCTTCCGCTCCGCGGCCGGGCTCACGTTCCTCGCCCTCGGCCTCGCGCTCGATGGCGCGGGCGCGCTCTGGATGCGACGACTCTCGAGCGTCGATCCGTGACCGCCGGCCTGGTCGCCCTCGCCTGGGCCGGGATGATGCTCGTCGGCGCGTGGGACCGGCGCCCGGCACCCGAGCGCGCTCGCGCCCTCGTCGGCCGGGCGTCCCGACCCGTCGCACGCCGCGAGCGGCCCCGGCACCTCGAGCGGGCGTGCCGGTGGGTCGGTCTGCGGGTGTTGAGCGCCTTCATGGCCCATCCCGATCCCGAGATCGCGGCGCGCCTGGGTGCGGCCGTGTTGGCCGGCGCCCTCACCCTCGTGGTCCTGCGCGTCGCCGCACCGGTGGTGGCGCTCGGTGTCTGGGCGGTTCCCGTGCTGCGCGGCCGCAGGCGCGAGCGCCGGCGCCTGGCGACGCTGACGGCCGACCTGCCGGAGGTCGTCGACCTCTTGGTGCTGGCGGTCGGCGCCGGCCTCACAGTCCCCCTCGCCGTCGCCGCGGTGGCCCGCCACGCGAAGGGCTCGCTCGCCGCCGAGCTGCGTCGGGTGCTCGACGACGTCGACCACGGCCGCCGGCTGGCGGATGCGCTCGACGACGTGCCCGCACGCGCCGGCGAGGCGGCGCGCCCGCTCACGGCCGCGCTGGTGGCGTCGGAGCGCTACGGCGCGCCCGTCGTGACCGGGCTCGAGCGCCTCGCCGACGACGTCCGGCGCGATCGTCGGCGCCGGGCCGAGGAAGCGGCGCGACGCGTGCCCGTGAAGCTCCTCTTCCCCCTGGTCACCTGCACGCTTCCCGCCTTCGCGCTGCTCACGGTGGCGCCTCTCATCGCCGGCACCCTCGGGTCGCTGCGCCTCTGATGCTCCTCACGCGCAAAGGAACGCCCATGCTGAAGCTGTTCGTGTACCTCCAGACCGCGGTGTCCGCGGTCCTCGCCGACGACGACCGACGTGACCAGCGCGGTCAAGCCACCGCCGAGTACGCGCTCGTGCTCCTCGGCGTGGCGGCGGTGGCCCTGCTCGTCGGGGTCTGGGCCGCGAAGACGAACCTGATCGGCAAGCTGTTCGATCTCGTCTTCCGCAAGATCCTCGACAGGACGTGAGCCGTTGGCGACGGGAGGATGCGGGTCAGGCTGCAGTCGAGCTGGCCCTCGTCCTCCCGCTCGTCGTCGCCCTGCTGCTGGCCGCGGTGCAGGTGGGCCTGATCGTGCGCGACCAGGTGCTGGTCGTGCACGCCGCGCGCGAGGCCGCGCGTGAGGCGGCGGTCGATCCCGACCCGGCCGCGGCGCGGCGGGCGGCCGTCGAGGGATCGGGTCTCCGGGCGTCGCGACTGCACATCACGCTGTCCGATCGGGGCGCGCCGGGCAGCCGGGTGCGCGTCGAGGTGCGCTACCGAGCCGCCACCGACGTGCCCCTCGTGGGCGCCGCGCTCGGCGAGGTCACACTGACCGGCGCGGTCACCATGCGGGTCGAACAATGAGGTCGAGCAGTGAAATAAGGTCGCACCGTGCCCGAGGAGCTGCGCCAGGAGTTCCACCGAGATCTCGAGCGGATCAACCGCCAGGCGATCGGGCTCTTCGCGCTGGTGGCCGAGTGCGTGGCGGGAGCCACCGATGCCCTGCTCTCGGGCGACCGCGAGGCCGCCAAGGTGCTGGTCGCGCGCGATCAGATGATCGACGAGACCTACCGCGACATCGAGGAGCTGGTGCAGCGCCAGCTCAGCCTGCAATCGCCAATGGCGCGCGACCTCCGCTTCCTGTTGGCGGTGCTGCGGATCGTCCCCGAGCTCGAGCGCAGCGCGGACCTCGCCGAGCACATCGCCCAGCGCGCGGTACGGGGGCTGACCCCTGAGCTCACGCCCCGGGTGCGGGGGCTGGTCGACCAGATGGGCCGCGTCGCGGTCGAGATGTGGCACGCGGCGGCCGACGCCTATGCCGAGCGCGATGCCGACGCCCGCGAGCGCCTCAACGAGCAGGACGACGAGCTCGACGACCTGCACGTCAGCCTCACGGCCGAGATCTCCTCGGGCAAGCTCAGCATCCCGGTCGTGATCGAGATGGCGCTCATCGCCCGCTTCTACGAACGCCTCGGCGACCATGCGGTCAACGTGGCCGGGCAGGTGCGCTATCTCGCCACCGGCGACATCTAGACGCGAACCCGGGCGTCAGGACGTCGCGTAGGGCCGTGTAGGTTGGAGGGGGGGTCACTGGGGGTACGTGGCAGCGGGCGCGTCTCCGGACGACCAGGAGGAGGCAGATGGAACTCGGTCTCGACGTCACCGAACGCAACGGCTACGCGGTTCTGGCGGTCTTCGGCGAGGTCGACGTCTACACCGCCCCCCACTTCCGCGAGCGCCTGATCGAGCTGGTGAGCGAGGGCAAGCACCGCATCGTGGTCGACCTCGAGGGTGTCGACTTCCTCGACTCCACCGGCCTGGGCGTGCTCGTCGGCGGGCTCAAGCGTCTCCGCAGCCACGACGGCGACCTCTCGCTCGTCTGTACCCAAAACCGGATCCTCAAGGTGTTCGAGATCACCGGCCTGACCAAGGTGTTCGACATCCACGACTCTGTTGACGCGGCGGTCACACCATGACGTGCTGAAGACCGGGCAGGTCGTCGAGCTCGAGATCCCGGCGCGGGCCGAGTTCGTGGCGTTGGCGCGACTGCTGGTCTCGGCCATGGCGTCGTCGGACACCCTGCTCCCCGACGATCGCATCGACGACCTGAAGATCGCAGTCTCGGAGGCTTGCACCAACGCCATCGAGGAGGCGTACGCCGGCCGTGACGCCGTCGAGCGGGTGCTGGTCCGCTGCCATGCGCACCACGATCGCCTCGAGATCGACATCGAGGACCGAGGCGAGGGTTTCGACCCCGCGGCCCTTCCCGATCACCCGCCGGTCACCGATCCCGACCGCCTGAAGTTCGAGCGGGGTCTCGGCATCCCGCTGATCCGGGCGCTGGTCGACGAGGTCGAGTTCTCTTCGTCCGGCGGGGGCACCGCGGTGCGCATCGTGATGTGGCATTCCGACTCGGTCGGGAACGGTCGGGTGGGTGGCTAGTGGTCCTCAAGAAGCTGCTGCAGCGCCTCACCACTCCGATCTCCGAGCTCGACGACCGCCGGTTGCGCGAGTTCTGCTCGGGTCGCGCCGACGTCACGCCGATCAACGAGCTCCGACCTCGCCAGGAGGCCGCGGCGGTGGGCGAGATCACCTCGCTCCGGATCGTGCCCCGCGAAGGATCACCGTGGTTGGAGGCCACGATCAGCGACGGCACGGGATCGCTGGTGGTCATGTGGACCGGTCGTCGTCACATCGCGGGGGTGGCACCGGGGAAGCGGATGATCGTGTCCGGCCGAGGATCGCCCTACGGCAAGCAGGGGCGACTGCGGCTGCTGAACCCGCGCTACGAGCTGCTCTGATCCTCCGTCGCGCGCCCGCCCACCAGGAGGGCGCGGACTTCGTCCTCCGATTCGGGGGTGACGAGCACGAGCACCTCGTCGCCCGCCGCGAGCCCGGTCTCTCCCCGGGGCACGATCACGTGGCGCTCGCGGATGACGGCGACGAGCGTCGCATCCCGCGGCACCCCCATCTCCGCGATCGTCTGGCCGACCGCGGGCGACGTGTCGGCGAGGGTCACCTCCACCAGGCGGGCGTCCTGGAACTGCAGCAGACGCACCAGCGACCCGACCGAAACGGCCTCTTCCACCAACGCGGTGAGCAGATGAGGCGTCGACACCGAGACGTCGACCCCCCAGCCTTCGTTGAAGAGCCACTGGTTCGCCGGGTGGTTGACCCGGGCCACGACGCGAGGAACCGCGAACTCCTGCTTGGCGAGCAGCGAGACGACGAGGTTGTCCTCGTCGTCGCCGGTGGCCGCCACGACGACATCGGCGTCGGCGAGGCCCGCGGCGTGAAGTGATCGCACCTCGCACGCGTCGGCGATGAACCACTCGACGTCGAGCGTGGTGCGCAGGCGGGCGACCAGGTCTGGATCCTGCTCGATGAGGAGCACCTCGTGCCCGGCCTCCTTGAGGTCGGAGGCGATGTAGGTGCCGACGTTGCCGGCCCCGGCGATGGCGACCTTCACGTGTGCACCCCTTCGCTCGCGTCGCCCAGCCGGGCGCGCAGCTCCTCGACTGCATCGGTCCGTACGGCCAGGTGCAGGATGTCGCCCTCCTGGCCCACGAGCGAGGGCGTCACGAGCCGGGCCTGCCCGGCGCGGGTCAGCGCGACGAGGCGGAAGCGCTCCCCCTCGTCGAGCTCGAGCAGCTTGCGGCCCGCCCACGTGTCGGGGAGCTCGCGCTCGATCAGGCTGAGGCTGCCGGTCGCGTCGGTCCACTCGCTCACCGTCCGGTCGGGCAGGAGGCGCCGGTGCACCTGGTCGGTGGTCCACGAAACCGTGGCGACCGTCGGGATCCCCAGGCGCTGGTAGATCAAGGCCCTCCGGGGATCGTAGATGCGCGCCACCACGTGCTCGATCTCGTAGGTCTCCCGCGCGATCCGGGCGGTGAGGATGTTGGAGTTGTCACCGCTGGTGACCGCCGCCAGCGCCTGCGCCTCGCGGATGCCCGCCTGCTCGAGGTGGTCGCGGTCGAAGCCGAAGCCGAGCACGGCCCGGCCCGTGAACCGCTCCGGGAGGCGCCGGAAGGCGTTGCGGTTCTTGTCGATCACGGCCACGGTATGGCCTTCTGACTCGAGGGTGACGGCGAGCTCGGACCCCACCCGCCCGCACCCCACGACGACGACGTGCATGGCGGTCCATGCAACACGGCGCCCGGTGGTGCGCACAACTCACCAGCCCTGCGCCTATCGTCGCAGGGTGTACTCAGGCCTGAAGCGGCTCGTGGTCGGTCGGCCCATCGCCACCGCCGAGCAGGAGCACCAGCGCCTTCCCAAGACCATCGCGCTGGCGACGTTCTCGTCCGACGCCATCTCCTCCACGGCCTACGCCACGGAGGAGATCCTCTTCGTCGTCGCCCTGGGGGGCTCGAGCCTCGTCCTGGGGCTGAAGACGTTGGTGCCGATCTCGATCGTCGTCGCCCTCCTGCTGGCCATCGTCGTCACGTCGTACCGCCAGACGATCTTCGCCTACCCGAGCGGTGGTGGCTCCTACATCGTGAGCCGCGAGAACCTCGGCGAGTACCCGTCGCTCGTGGCCGGCGCGTCGCTCCTGGTGGACTACATCCTCACCGTGGCGGTCTCGATCTCGGCCGGCGTCGCCGCCATCATCTCCATCCCCGCCTTCCGGGGGGCGGTCGACCGGCGGGTGCTCCTCTGCCTGGCCCTCATCGCGTTCATCACCCTGGCCAACCTCCGCGGGCTCAAGGAGTCTGGCCGGCTCTTCGCCCTGCCGACCTACGTCTACATCATCACGCTCACGATCCTCGTGAGCTACGGCCTGTACCGCACGTACTTCGGCCACATCAACCGGGTCCCGTTCGATCCCAACGACTTCGAGGGAAAGCTGCAGACCGGAGGGAGCCTGGGGCTGTTCCTCATCCTGCGGGGGTTCTCATCCGGAGCCGTCGCGCTGAGCGGGGTCGAGGCGATCTCCAACGGCGTGCCCGCATTCCGCCGGCCCGAGCCGAAGAACGCCGCCACCACGATGGTCTACATGGGGGTCATATTGGGGACGCTCTTCTTCGGCGTCTCGGTGCTGGCCCACCACCTCGCTCCGTACCCCAGCCACACGGAGACCGTGATCTCCCAGATGGCGCGGGCCGTCCTCGGCACCGGCCCGATCTACGTCGTGCTGCAGTTCGCCACTGCGGCCATCCTCACGCTCGCCGCCAACACCGCGTACGCGGACTTTCCCCGGCTGTCGTCGATCATCGCTGCCGACGGGTACCTACCGCGTCAGTTCGCCAACCGGGGCGACCGGCTCGTCTTCTCCAACGGCATCGTGTTCCTGGCGGTGACGGCCGGGTTGCTCATCGTCGCCTTCGGCGGCCTGACCAACGCGTTGATCCCGCTCTATGCCATCGGCGTGTTCACCTCGTTCACGCTCAGCCAGGCGGGCATGGTGCGACACCACCAGCGCGAGCAGGAGCCGCACTGGCAACGCAACGCGGTGATCAACGGCGTCGGATCGGTCGCCACGGGAATCGTCACCCTCGTCATCGCGATCACCAAGTTCAAGTACGGCGCGTGGGTGCCGATCCTCGTGGTCCCGCTGATCATCCTGCTGTTCATCGCGATCAAACGGCACTACACACGGGTGACCTCCGTGCTCGCCGTCACACCGGCCGAGGTGCGCAGCGAAGCCATCAACCACACCGTCGTCGTGCTCGTCGGTCGCATCCACAAGGGCGTGCTCAAGGCGCTCGACTACGCCCGGTCGCTCCGGCCGCAGCACCTGGTCGCGGTCTATGTCTGCTTTGACGACGACGACCGCGCCGAGATCGAGTCGCAATGGCAGGCGTTCGGCATCACCGTGCCGCTCGAGATCGTGTACTCCCCGTATCGCGAGCTCGTGCGCCCGATCGAGCGCTACATCGACGAGATCGACCAGCGGTGGAACAACGACACGGTCACGGTGGTGATCCCGGAGTTCGTCGTCAGCCGGTGGTACGAGCACCTGCTCCACAACCAGAGCGCGCTGATCCTGAAGGGGAAGCTGCTGTTCCGTGAGGGCATCGTGGTGACGTCGGTGCCGTACCACGTCGACCTCGCCGACGGAGCGTCAGACGGAATTCATCCCGACTCGTCGTCGCCGACGTCGACCAACCGGTAGCCCACCCCCGGCTCGGTCACCAGCCGTGGGCGCGTCGGGTCGTCCTCGAGCTTCCTGCGCAGCTGGCTCGCGTAGACCCGCAGGTACTGCGTCTCGGTGCCGTACTCGGGCCCCCACACCTCCTGCAGGATCGTGCGGTGGGTGAGCACGCGGCCGGGCCAGCGGGCGAGGAGGGTCAGGAAGTCGAACTCCTTCGGCGTGAGGTCGACGGTGCGCCCGGCCACGGTCACGCGGTGCCGGAACAGGTCGATCGCCAGGTCGCCGACGTGCAGCTCGGTCTCGCCCGTCTGCGAGTCGGGGCCGGGCCGGTGGCGCAGCGCGACCGCGACGCGTGCCACCAGCTCGGGCATCGAGAACGGCTTGGTCACGTAGTCGTCCGCTCCCTCGTCGAATGCCTTGACCTTGCGATCGTCGGCGCCCTCCGCGCTCAACACGATGATCGGCACCGCGGACCAGACACGCAGGCGCCGGCAGACCTCGATCCCGTCGATGTCGGGGAGGCCGAGATCGAGCACCACCACATCGGGGTTGTGGTGGGCGACGCTCGCGAGCGCGGCTTCGCCGGTGGCGGCGGTCAGCACGTCGTAGCCGCGGGCACGCAAGCCCGCCCCGACCACGCGGAGGATGGCCATCTCGTCGTCGACGACGAGCACGGCGGTCACCGACGGCCCACCGCGGCGCGGACCGGCAGCGTGAACACGAACGTCGCACCGCCGCCTGCCGTGCGGTGCACGGCGATCGTGCCGCCGTGGGCCTCGACCGTCGCCTTGCAGATGGCGAGGCCGACACCACTCGACCGGCTGCCTTCGCCCCGTCGGAACGGCTCGAACACCCGAGTGCGTTCGAACTCCGGTATGCCGATTCCCTCATCGGAGACGCTCATCTCCACCATCCCGCGTCGAGCCCGCGCCTCGATGCGAACGGTCGATGCCGGCGGCGCGTACCGCGCCGCGTTTTCGAGCAGGTTGGTCAGTAGCTGCTCCAGCTGCGTGTAGTCGCCGTCGACGAGGGGCAGATCGGTCTCGACGTCGACCTGCACCCTGACCTGGTGGAACAGAGGCGCCAAGCGCCGGACGCGATCGGCGATCAGCTCCTCCATGTCGACGGCTTGGCGCTCGGGCTTCAGCGCTCCCGCCTCGATGCGACTCATGCTGAGGAGGTTCGCGACGAGACGGTCGAGGCGCTCGGTCTCGTCGCAGAGGTTCGACAGCAGCTCGGCGCGCGTCGCGTCGTCGTAGACAACGCCGTCGCGGAGATCCGAGGCCACGGCGAGGATCGTTGCCAGCGGCGTGCGCAGATCGTGGGAGACCGAGCGCAGCAGCGCGGAGCGTTGGCCGCCGACCTGTTCGAGCACATCCGCGCGCGCCACCTCGCGCGCCAGGCTCTCGTTCAGGGCGCGCAGCTCGACCTCGCGCTGCTCGGCCGCGCGGCGCTGCTCTCCCTGGGCCGCCACCAACACGCCGATCACGACCGCGACGGCCACGAAGACCCCGAGCGCGACCCAGTCGTCCCACACCGCCACCTTGAGCGTCCAGTACGGACGGATGAACGCCACGTTGAAGGACAGGGCCGCGATGACCGCGACGCAGACCGCGACCCGCGAGCCGCCCACCCATGCGGCTGCGACCACCACCAGGACGAGCACGAGCGCGGGTGTCGCGAGGGTGATGTGGGCGCGGACGGGCACCAGCCCGGCGACGACCACCGCCACCAGCACGAGACCCGCACCAACGCTCCACGCGGTCCGCAGTCGTGCCACGGGCAGATCTTTGCGCGTTCTTGACGGAACGCCGGTCTGCGTTGACGGGTTCTTGATGTCGCAGCTCCCACACTGGCCCGGTGGAGACACACGTCCGCCCGACTGCCGGCCATCATGCGCCGCCGCTGCCGTTGCCCCTGGCGCCCGACCTGCCGGAGGACCGTCGTCACCGGGTCAAGAACCGGATCCTCGGGCGACCCCTGCACACCGACCAGCTGGTGCACGAGCGGCTGGGCAAGCCGACCGCGCTCGCCGTCTTCGCGAGCGACAACCTCTCGTCCTCGGCGTACGCCACGGAGGAGATCCTCCGCGTCCTCGTCCCGGCGGTCGGCGTCGCCGCGTTCGCGTTGGTCCTGCCCATCACCGTGGCCATGCTCGTCGTGCTGGGGTTCCTGATCCTCTCCTACCGGCAGACGATCAAGGCCTATCCGAGCGCCGGCGGCGCCTACATCGTCACCCGCGACAACTTCGGGCTGCTGCCCGCGCAGGTCGCCGGCGTCGCCCTGCTGACCGACTACATCCTCACTGTCTCGGTCTCGGTCGCAGCCGGGACGGCTGCGCTGACGAGTGCATTTGGTGCGTTGCGCCCGTACGCGGTCGGGATCTCGGTCCTGTTCATCGTCGGCATCGCCTTCGGCAACCTGCGCGGGGTCCGCGAGTCGGGGAAGGTCTTCGCCGTCCCGACGTACTTCTTCATCTTCAACATGGCCGTGTTGCTCGGCCTCGGCCTGCTCAAGGCGGTGGCCGGGCACCTTCCCGTGGAGACCGCGCGACCTGCAGGGCTGCTCCCGTTCGGCAACGCGGGTACCGGGCTGCTCCTCGGTGCCTCGCTCTACCGCGTGCTGCACGCATTCGCGTCGGGGGGAGCGGCGGTGACGGGGGTCGAGGCGATCTCCAACGGAGTGCCCGCGTTCAAGCCGCCGGAGTGGAAGAACGCGCGGACGACGCTGATCATCATGGGCTCCAGCCTCGGCGTGATGTTCTTCGGACTCTCCGCACTGGCCGCGAAGATGNNNNNNNNNNNNCACCGTCATCTCCCAGATCGGCAAGCTGGTGTACGGCGGGGGCGCAGCCGGCAACGTCCTCTACTACGCGCTGCAGGCGGGCACCATGCTCATCCTGGTCCTCGCGGCCAACACGAGCTTCGCCGACTTCCCCCGCCTGGCCAGCTTCCATGCCGACGACCACTTCATGCCCAAGCAGCTCACCAAGCGGGGCCACCGCCTGGTGTTCTCGAACGGCATCATCTCGCTGGCGGTGGCCTCGATCGTCCTCGTCATCGTCACAGGCGCCAAGGTCGACCGGCTCATCCCGCTCTACGCGATCGGTGTGTTCACGTCGTTCACCCTGTCGCAGGCAGGCATGGCCAAGC encodes the following:
- a CDS encoding response regulator transcription factor; the protein is MTAVLVVDDEMAILRVVGAGLRARGYDVLTAATGEAALASVAHHNPDVVVLDLGLPDIDGIEVCRRLRVWSAVPIIVLSAEGADDRKVKAFDEGADDYVTKPFSMPELVARVAVALRHRPGPDSQTGETELHVGDLAIDLFRHRVTVAGRTVDLTPKEFDFLTLLARWPGRVLTHRTILQEVWGPEYGTETQYLRVYASQLRRKLEDDPTRPRLVTEPGVGYRLVDVGDDESG
- a CDS encoding PAS domain-containing sensor histidine kinase; the protein is MSPPGQCGSCDIKNPSTQTGVPSRTRKDLPVARLRTAWSVGAGLVLVAVVVAGLVPVRAHITLATPALVLVLVVVAAAWVGGSRVAVCVAVIAALSFNVAFIRPYWTLKVAVWDDWVALGVFVAVAVVIGVLVAAQGEQRRAAEQREVELRALNESLAREVARADVLEQVGGQRSALLRSVSHDLRTPLATILAVASDLRDGVVYDDATRAELLSNLCDETERLDRLVANLLSMSRIEAGALKPERQAVDMEELIADRVRRLAPLFHQVRVQVDVETDLPLVDGDYTQLEQLLTNLLENAARYAPPASTVRIEARARRGMVEMSVSDEGIGIPEFERTRVFEPFRRGEGSRSSGVGLAICKATVEAHGGTIAVHRTAGGGATFVFTLPVRAAVGRR